The following coding sequences are from one Megachile rotundata isolate GNS110a chromosome 13, iyMegRotu1, whole genome shotgun sequence window:
- the dsd gene encoding attractin-like protein dsd isoform X5, which translates to MAEVVQMFLFLYKSKYRRKGQCREVVRDQCGVIAVPWPILWAALICWVVHVTAAASTSSSSLTTDTSCDTDSCVNGDCVNGTCVCHEGWQGSACQFCAGKVRLTGPTGYIHDGIGNYTADVRCSWLIENNPNSTIRMHVEQFATECGWDHLYIYDGDSVEAPLLAVFSGLMHKDGYHIRRVPEVIARSGSALLHFFSDVAYNMSGFNITYKINACPSRYSHIDCSGHGVCIDGVCTCDATWTGEACEIQVCPNNCSHSYGQGECNRESHHCDCAHGFKGSDCSQKSDRGFWESVSYTDFSPEGSASHCSIVWKDSLYVVGGESFHRAKMIYVYDYNGNVWETPHVEGKVPLPRYAHSCVLFGDKIFMYGGVLQNSTVTNEIWAFDVSAKVWENVTVHDNYHNNKTMHGPLKVAGHTATLVQGHGRKEKMVVIFGYSPQYGYLNVVQEYYLGTREWQIVETIGFPVKGGYGHTSAYDPLTNLIYVYGGYVSESQSTQVLTNRLYSYHPNHHEWTLLTSAPSARFFHTAVFVSGGLMIVFGGNMHNDTQHSDGTRCYSADTIAYDVTCDSWHQFPMPKEMTDLPRYGHSATVFEKSMYIYGGFDGQMLSDMLRYTPGNCEHLTNQNQCLNARIGVKCVWDKRENRCIQITKISRHVLLNDDMHDGVYMRCLDDTPPRGMTSHKELCKLLTDCVACVQTSYNCVWCGKSCSHEICRDNANAPSTKAISRLEQCDAHTGIECLQLHTCHACSSNPRCIWSWSNGPDRCKPYSKAREQVTILNGTIQAQRLSIDSCRSPCVEYTSCKNCTESDCIWCQNEKKCVDKNAYPASFPYGQCREWTTMDTKCRATETGKEWCTFYSSCSACRSDPGCGWCDDGSGTGKGLCLPGGARGPSSRSLDTCPFERWYFTKCPTCQCNGHSKCLPNSSVCIQPCGNLTYGPHCDKCIPGYYGSPLNGATCQPCFCNNQGTHCTSETGKCFCTTKGIIGDHCERCDVTSLYHGDPTNKGSCFYDLAIDFQFTFNLSKKEDRQYRAINFKNSPPKPDIDAEFSITCSVLAKMNITVKKGNTPEIPLLRGVNCTTTMYKHRFDKDGYGLGSEDNTTLTTFYVYVYDFQPPVWIQISFSQYSKLNLQQFFITFCTLRQYLLVN; encoded by the exons ACTGACGGGTCCAACAGGCTACATCCACGACGGTATCGGCAACTACACGGCGGACGTGCGGTGTTCCTGGCTGATCGAGAACAACCCGAATTCCACGATACGGATGCACGTGGAGCAGTTCGCGACGGAATGCGGTTGGGATCATCTGTACATCTACGACGGTGACAGCGTGGAGGCTCCTTTGCTTGCCGTCTTCTCGGGCTTGATGCACAAAGATGGTTATCACATACGCAGAGTGCCGGAAGTGATCGCCCGCTCCGGAAGCGCTCTGTTACACTTCTTCTCGGATGTCGCGTATAACATGAGCGGTTTCAATATCACTTATAAAATCAACGCCTGCCCCAGCAG GTATTCGCATATCGACTGTTCCGGCCATGGTGTGTGTATCGATGGTGTGTGCACGTGTGACGCCACGTGGACCGGCGAGGCCTGCGAGATTCAAGTTTGCCCTAATAATTGCTCACACAGTTATGGGCAAGGCGAGTGTAACCGCGAGAGCCATCACTGTGACTGCGCTCATGGCTTCAAAG GTTCAGATTGCAGCCAGAAGAGCGACCGCGGATTTTGGGAGAGCGTGTCGTACACAGACTTCTCGCCAGAAGGGTCGGCTAGTCATTGTTCCATCGTTTGGAAGGATTCCCTGTACGTGGTCGGTGGCGAGAGCTTCCATCGCGCCAAGATGATATACGTTTACGATTACAACGGTAACGTTTGGGAGACACCGCACGTCGAAGGAAAGGTTCCTCTTCCGCGTTACGCTCACTCGTGCGTGCTCTTCGGCGATAAGATATTCATGTACGGTGGTGTCTTGCAAAATTCTACGGTGACCAACGAGATCTGGGCGTTCGACGTGTCGGCCAAAGTCTGGGAGAACGTTACTGTACACGACAACTATCATAACAACAAAACTATGCACGGTCCTTTAAAG GTAGCCGGACATACTGCAACTTTAGTGCAGGGCCATGGAAGGAAGGAGAAAATGGTGGTGATATTTGGCTACTCGCCTCAGTACGGTTATTTAAACGTAGTCCAAGAATACTACTTAGGTACCCGTGAATGGCAAATCGTTGAAACGATTGGTTTCCCCGTGAAAGGTGGTTACGGTCACACTTCCGCTTACGATCCCTTAACCAATCTGATCTACGTGTACGGCGGTTACGTGTCCGAGTCGCAGAGCACGCAAGTGTTGACCAACAGATTGTACTCTTATCACCCGAATCATCATGAATGGACTTTGCTCACGTCTGCTCCGTCTGCACGGTTCTTTCATACGGCTGTCTTCGTCTCTGGGGGTTTGATGATCGTTTTTGGTGGTAACATGCACAACGACACGCAGCATTCGGATGGAACTAGGTGTTATTCCGCGGACACGATTGCGTATGATGTTACGTGCGACTCGTGGCACCAGTTTCCTATGCCCAAAGAGATGACTGACTTGCCCAGGTACGGCCACAGCGCGACTGTGTTCGAGAAATCGATGTACATCTACGGGGGATTCGATGGTCAGATGTTGTCTGACATGTTGAG ATATACCCCAGGCAACTGCGAGCATTTAACAAATCAGAACCAGTGCTTGAATGCAAGAATAGGCGTGAAGTGCGTATGGGATAAGCGTGAGAATAGATGTATACAAATTACTAAGATATCCAGACACGTGCTCCTTAACGACGACATGCACGACGGAGTTTATATGAGATGCTTGGACGACACGCCTCCGCGAGGAATGACGTCTCACAAGGAATTATGCAAGCTGCTCACGGACTGCGTGGCGTGCGTGCAAACCTCGTACAACTGCGTGTGGTGTGGCAAAAGTTGCTCGCACGAGATCTGCCGAGATAATGCAAACGCACCTTCGACCAAGGCGATCAGTCGTTTGGAACAGTGCGACGCGCATACAGGCATCGAATGCTTGCAGTTGCACACGTGTCACGCATGTTCTAGCAATCCCCGTTGCATCTGGTCGTGGTCCAATGGACCTGACCGGTGTAAGCCATATTCGAAAGCTCGTGAA CAGGTGACCATTCTAAATGGAACTATTCAGGCGCAAAGACTGTCCATAGATTCTTGTCGTAGTCCGTGCGTGGAGTACACCTCTTgcaaaaattgtacagaatcggATTGCATTTGGTGTCAGAATGAAAAGAAATGCGTGGATAAGAACGCATATCCTGCGAGCTTCCCTTATGGCCAGTGTCGGGAATGGACGACGATGGACACCAAATGTCGAGCTACGGAGACTGGGAAGGAGTGGTGTACCTTTTACTCGTCTTGCTCCGCTTGCCGTTCGGATCCTGGATGTGGATGGTGTGACGACGGTTCAGGAACCGGAAAAGGGTTGTGCTTGCCTGGTGGAGCTCGTGGTCCGAGTAGCAGAAGCTTGGATACTTGCCCATTCGAACGATGGTACTTTACCAAATGTCCTA CTTGCCAATGCAATGGCCATAGTAAGTGTCTTCCAAACAGTAGCGTGTGTATTCAACCATGTGGGAATTTGACTTATGGACCTCACTGCGATAAATGCATTCCTGGCTATTATGGGAGTCCCTTAAACGGAGCAACTTGCCAAC CTTGCTTCTGTAATAACCAAGGTACGCATTGCACAAGCGAAACGGGAAAATGTTTCTGTACAACGAAAGGGATTATAGGAGACCATTGCGAACGATGCGATGTGACTAGCCTCTACCATGGAGATCCTACAAACAAGGGTTCATGTTTTT ATGATTTGGCGATCGATTTCCAATTCACATTCAATTTAAGTAAGAAAGAGGATCGTCAGTATAGGGCgattaattttaagaattctCCGCCGAAACCAGATATCGACGCAGAGTTTTCCATTACTTGTTCCGTTCTTGCAAAAATGAATATTACCGTGAAGAAGGGGAATACACCGGAAATACCGCTTCTTCGCGGCGTGAACTGTACGACGACCATGTACAAGCATCGTTTTGACAAGGATGGTTATGGTTTGGGTAGCGAGGACAACACTACCCTGACCACATTCTATGTATATGTGTACGACTTTCAGCCACCTGTATGGATTCAAATCTCCTTCTCTCAATACTCCAAACTTAACCTCCAGCAGTTCTTCATAACATTTTGCAC CCTCAGGCAGTACTTACTTGTAAACTAG
- the dsd gene encoding attractin-like protein dsd isoform X4, with amino-acid sequence MAEVVQMFLFLYKSKYRRKGQCREVVRDQCGVIAVPWPILWAALICWVVHVTAAASTSSSSLTTDTSCDTDSCVNGDCVNGTCVCHEGWQGSACQFCAGKVRLTGPTGYIHDGIGNYTADVRCSWLIENNPNSTIRMHVEQFATECGWDHLYIYDGDSVEAPLLAVFSGLMHKDGYHIRRVPEVIARSGSALLHFFSDVAYNMSGFNITYKINACPSRYSHIDCSGHGVCIDGVCTCDATWTGEACEIQVCPNNCSHSYGQGECNRESHHCDCAHGFKGSDCSQKSDRGFWESVSYTDFSPEGSASHCSIVWKDSLYVVGGESFHRAKMIYVYDYNGNVWETPHVEGKVPLPRYAHSCVLFGDKIFMYGGVLQNSTVTNEIWAFDVSAKVWENVTVHDNYHNNKTMHGPLKVAGHTATLVQGHGRKEKMVVIFGYSPQYGYLNVVQEYYLGTREWQIVETIGFPVKGGYGHTSAYDPLTNLIYVYGGYVSESQSTQVLTNRLYSYHPNHHEWTLLTSAPSARFFHTAVFVSGGLMIVFGGNMHNDTQHSDGTRCYSADTIAYDVTCDSWHQFPMPKEMTDLPRYGHSATVFEKSMYIYGGFDGQMLSDMLRYTPGNCEHLTNQNQCLNARIGVKCVWDKRENRCIQITKISRHVLLNDDMHDGVYMRCLDDTPPRGMTSHKELCKLLTDCVACVQTSYNCVWCGKSCSHEICRDNANAPSTKAISRLEQCDAHTGIECLQLHTCHACSSNPRCIWSWSNGPDRCKPYSKAREQVTILNGTIQAQRLSIDSCRSPCVEYTSCKNCTESDCIWCQNEKKCVDKNAYPASFPYGQCREWTTMDTKCRATETGKEWCTFYSSCSACRSDPGCGWCDDGSGTGKGLCLPGGARGPSSRSLDTCPFERWYFTKCPTCQCNGHSKCLPNSSVCIQPCGNLTYGPHCDKCIPGYYGSPLNGATCQPCFCNNQGTHCTSETGKCFCTTKGIIGDHCERCDVTSLYHGDPTNKGSCFYDLAIDFQFTFNLSKKEDRQYRAINFKNSPPKPDIDAEFSITCSVLAKMNITVKKGNTPEIPLLRGVNCTTTMYKHRFDKDGYGLGSEDNTTLTTFYVYVYDFQPPVWIQISFSQYSKLNLQQFFITFCTRSFISRLIIQ; translated from the exons ACTGACGGGTCCAACAGGCTACATCCACGACGGTATCGGCAACTACACGGCGGACGTGCGGTGTTCCTGGCTGATCGAGAACAACCCGAATTCCACGATACGGATGCACGTGGAGCAGTTCGCGACGGAATGCGGTTGGGATCATCTGTACATCTACGACGGTGACAGCGTGGAGGCTCCTTTGCTTGCCGTCTTCTCGGGCTTGATGCACAAAGATGGTTATCACATACGCAGAGTGCCGGAAGTGATCGCCCGCTCCGGAAGCGCTCTGTTACACTTCTTCTCGGATGTCGCGTATAACATGAGCGGTTTCAATATCACTTATAAAATCAACGCCTGCCCCAGCAG GTATTCGCATATCGACTGTTCCGGCCATGGTGTGTGTATCGATGGTGTGTGCACGTGTGACGCCACGTGGACCGGCGAGGCCTGCGAGATTCAAGTTTGCCCTAATAATTGCTCACACAGTTATGGGCAAGGCGAGTGTAACCGCGAGAGCCATCACTGTGACTGCGCTCATGGCTTCAAAG GTTCAGATTGCAGCCAGAAGAGCGACCGCGGATTTTGGGAGAGCGTGTCGTACACAGACTTCTCGCCAGAAGGGTCGGCTAGTCATTGTTCCATCGTTTGGAAGGATTCCCTGTACGTGGTCGGTGGCGAGAGCTTCCATCGCGCCAAGATGATATACGTTTACGATTACAACGGTAACGTTTGGGAGACACCGCACGTCGAAGGAAAGGTTCCTCTTCCGCGTTACGCTCACTCGTGCGTGCTCTTCGGCGATAAGATATTCATGTACGGTGGTGTCTTGCAAAATTCTACGGTGACCAACGAGATCTGGGCGTTCGACGTGTCGGCCAAAGTCTGGGAGAACGTTACTGTACACGACAACTATCATAACAACAAAACTATGCACGGTCCTTTAAAG GTAGCCGGACATACTGCAACTTTAGTGCAGGGCCATGGAAGGAAGGAGAAAATGGTGGTGATATTTGGCTACTCGCCTCAGTACGGTTATTTAAACGTAGTCCAAGAATACTACTTAGGTACCCGTGAATGGCAAATCGTTGAAACGATTGGTTTCCCCGTGAAAGGTGGTTACGGTCACACTTCCGCTTACGATCCCTTAACCAATCTGATCTACGTGTACGGCGGTTACGTGTCCGAGTCGCAGAGCACGCAAGTGTTGACCAACAGATTGTACTCTTATCACCCGAATCATCATGAATGGACTTTGCTCACGTCTGCTCCGTCTGCACGGTTCTTTCATACGGCTGTCTTCGTCTCTGGGGGTTTGATGATCGTTTTTGGTGGTAACATGCACAACGACACGCAGCATTCGGATGGAACTAGGTGTTATTCCGCGGACACGATTGCGTATGATGTTACGTGCGACTCGTGGCACCAGTTTCCTATGCCCAAAGAGATGACTGACTTGCCCAGGTACGGCCACAGCGCGACTGTGTTCGAGAAATCGATGTACATCTACGGGGGATTCGATGGTCAGATGTTGTCTGACATGTTGAG ATATACCCCAGGCAACTGCGAGCATTTAACAAATCAGAACCAGTGCTTGAATGCAAGAATAGGCGTGAAGTGCGTATGGGATAAGCGTGAGAATAGATGTATACAAATTACTAAGATATCCAGACACGTGCTCCTTAACGACGACATGCACGACGGAGTTTATATGAGATGCTTGGACGACACGCCTCCGCGAGGAATGACGTCTCACAAGGAATTATGCAAGCTGCTCACGGACTGCGTGGCGTGCGTGCAAACCTCGTACAACTGCGTGTGGTGTGGCAAAAGTTGCTCGCACGAGATCTGCCGAGATAATGCAAACGCACCTTCGACCAAGGCGATCAGTCGTTTGGAACAGTGCGACGCGCATACAGGCATCGAATGCTTGCAGTTGCACACGTGTCACGCATGTTCTAGCAATCCCCGTTGCATCTGGTCGTGGTCCAATGGACCTGACCGGTGTAAGCCATATTCGAAAGCTCGTGAA CAGGTGACCATTCTAAATGGAACTATTCAGGCGCAAAGACTGTCCATAGATTCTTGTCGTAGTCCGTGCGTGGAGTACACCTCTTgcaaaaattgtacagaatcggATTGCATTTGGTGTCAGAATGAAAAGAAATGCGTGGATAAGAACGCATATCCTGCGAGCTTCCCTTATGGCCAGTGTCGGGAATGGACGACGATGGACACCAAATGTCGAGCTACGGAGACTGGGAAGGAGTGGTGTACCTTTTACTCGTCTTGCTCCGCTTGCCGTTCGGATCCTGGATGTGGATGGTGTGACGACGGTTCAGGAACCGGAAAAGGGTTGTGCTTGCCTGGTGGAGCTCGTGGTCCGAGTAGCAGAAGCTTGGATACTTGCCCATTCGAACGATGGTACTTTACCAAATGTCCTA CTTGCCAATGCAATGGCCATAGTAAGTGTCTTCCAAACAGTAGCGTGTGTATTCAACCATGTGGGAATTTGACTTATGGACCTCACTGCGATAAATGCATTCCTGGCTATTATGGGAGTCCCTTAAACGGAGCAACTTGCCAAC CTTGCTTCTGTAATAACCAAGGTACGCATTGCACAAGCGAAACGGGAAAATGTTTCTGTACAACGAAAGGGATTATAGGAGACCATTGCGAACGATGCGATGTGACTAGCCTCTACCATGGAGATCCTACAAACAAGGGTTCATGTTTTT ATGATTTGGCGATCGATTTCCAATTCACATTCAATTTAAGTAAGAAAGAGGATCGTCAGTATAGGGCgattaattttaagaattctCCGCCGAAACCAGATATCGACGCAGAGTTTTCCATTACTTGTTCCGTTCTTGCAAAAATGAATATTACCGTGAAGAAGGGGAATACACCGGAAATACCGCTTCTTCGCGGCGTGAACTGTACGACGACCATGTACAAGCATCGTTTTGACAAGGATGGTTATGGTTTGGGTAGCGAGGACAACACTACCCTGACCACATTCTATGTATATGTGTACGACTTTCAGCCACCTGTATGGATTCAAATCTCCTTCTCTCAATACTCCAAACTTAACCTCCAGCAGTTCTTCATAACATTTTGCAC TAGATCATTTATAAGCAGATTAATAATCCAGTGA